A segment of the Solanum lycopersicum chromosome 9, SLM_r2.1 genome:
GGTTGGAAAAATGTCTTTCAAGAAAGTCAGCTACTTGCCTATTCATTGAGATTACTTTCTAACTATGATGTTTTGTAGATTTCTTCATagtttaactattttattttgagaccTTTTAGTGCAATCAGAATGTAGTTCATGATATTATTATCAACTTATCTAGTAATGAACCTTCTTAGATTATAGTCATTGGTTTTTTGTGATCGAATCTTGTCCAAAATAATTGCAACAGACCAGCTCCACCTCTGCCGCATTTGTATCTCTCTGAAGAAATGGTAAATGAAGCAGCATATTTCATCCGCAATCACATCAACATGATACTGTCAGTTTCTGAGGATATTGCCCTTGGTAAGGACACAAATATGTATGTTAAGGTCTCCGCGGGGCTGATGCTGGTATCAGTCGTTGGGGGCTTGACCGATTTCCTCACATTGGGCTACACTAGTAAGTTACTCCCATTAATTCTTGAAACAAAGTGTTCTCTTGACAACAGAAACTGACTTTGATGTTCTTTATCTTTGCAGGCCTTGTGATTGTTCTTACAGTTCCTGCACTCTATGAGAAGTATGAAGACCAAGTTGATGCATATGTGTTAATGGCATACAGGAAATTGTGGCTGTTGTATCGTAAATTTGATGCAGTGTGTGTTAACAAGGTTTCAAGATTAAGTTtggaaaagaagaaattaagCTAAAACCATTTTCTCTATTTGtgttgaagtttttttttcaacttctttttttaaaaagaagggATTGGGGTAAGGTTGTTTTGGGGTTTCAATAACCTTTGCCATATATCTtgttttctttccctttttttctctttctcgacGGAAGTGAATGGCGAGCAAAGGTCACCAAGATATGAGAGATTGTAATTTGGACATATTGTGTACAAACATTTCTTGAATTGGAACCAAGACAAAGAACTTAAATGGATACGAAAGACTAGTCTGGGATTGAAGCGTTGTAGATCGATTGGTTATGTACATCCATTTTATTGCAGAGCTAACTATTGTAAGTTGGTCTTGACCAAGTTGTAAGCTTGCAACATGATAGATATGTATGATTGAACTACAGTAATATATCATATTGTTAAATGAAGTTTGCATATATACTACTATAATTGAGAATGCATGGATACTTCaggaaaatagttcaaataTGTAATTACTGGCCTCAATTTAGAAGAAGCTGCAAATCTTGAATGACTTCTCAAGCAGAAGACATCCATGCTACTGTTTGAACAAGAAGCTAGGTACTGTTTCAGCTTTTAACAAAACATTGTTGCTAGTTTAGAAAGTAAAATACACTGCAGTCTCTAGGCAATAACAAAATGCGCAACTGTTCTTTCAAAAGAAAAGATGGCCGGATGACAAGAACATAACTAGTCCTGGTTGCTTCTGAAATTACCATGTTTCTCATGTTGCCAACCATAGCCCTGTCCACCATGACTTGAATCACCAGAATAGTTTCTGCCCCCTCTTTGGAGTTGTGACCTGTGATGAGGTAGGGGCGGCTGGAGGGACGCAGGTTGTGACATCAATATACCCTTGCTATCTCTGGTGTCCATGGAATTACTACTCTGTCCACCTTCCAATCCTCTGTTGGCTGACAGCGGAAGTGGCAGGTTTGACTGCCCAGCCAACTGCCCCATATTCCATGGTCGAGGATAATTTTCTGGAAAATTCCTATTTCCTGCAGCACCAGGTGGAAAACCTAGCAAAGACCCTTGTTCTGATCCCCTTTCAGGAGTTGAGTCTAGCCTAGGCATCTCAACTGAAGCAGCACCATAAAATGGTTGGGCTCCCTCAGGTGCAAACTGAGGATAACCAAATTGATGAGCCAAGCCTGGATTCGAACTCACAGGCACTGCAAAGCCATGAGGTTGGGGCATGTGCACTGGAAATGAACCCTGAGCATCAAAACCTTGCTGAGGCAACCGGTTCCTTTCAAAGCCTGGAGGAGGATTACTATCAAACTGTTGATCTAGTGGCTGACTTTGGATTGAACCAGTGAAAGGTGGCTTTTGTTGCATAAAAGGCCTAGGGAGCTGTTGGTCTCTAGTTTGAGAATGATGACCTTTGTCTTCCCGATCATGTGCCTGGGAACCTGAACCAGGAGAAAATATGGGCCTAGGTGCTGCTTGCACTGTAGATTCAGATGCTGCAGGCTTTCTAGCACTGGCATATTCTGAAATGTTCCCATCATTCTCTAAACGAAGAAGATCACTGTGAGTCTCATGAATATGAGATTCAAACTCAGTCTCCTTCAGAAAGGACTTGAAACAATGCGGAGCTGCACAGATGTAGACCCCTTCCAACATTTTTATTGTCTGGATCTTCTGAATGCGTTCATCACAgctgaaacaaaaaaaatgtagttCACAACGTACCCATTAGATCAGTGAAACAAGTATGGAACAGGTAAAGCCAAACTAACCAACCTAGTTTACTCACAAACAATTAAGTAGCAATACAGTTGAATAAAGATGCATAAGAAATCTCTAGATGATGCTTATCATGACAATCTCAAATTCTCTCGATGaaattccaaaatttccagacaGAATTAAAATCAATCATCTGCCATAACAAGGGCTGATGAAGCTCTTCATAGGAACAACATCTCTCTAACTTGGAAgaaaatttctaataaaatgGTATTTCGAAAACTAGCCCAAGCTGATATAGGATTAAACTAAAAAACTAAGATGTCTACTTGACAAAAAAGGAAATTTCAGGTCTGACAACAGAGATATGATACTGAAACATGACCTGACAATATCAATGAGAAATTCAGATTTAAGTAGAACAGCCAAGACCTAAAGCATACACCTTATAGTACCCCAATGCTGCTACCAGCAGCATATCCCCTATAAATCACTATATTGTTAGCAATCCTTTTGACTTGCCATCTTTAAATGTGAGGATgtccaaaataatatttgatacaTAGTTGATAATTTTATATCCTACAGGAATGATATTATCACTCTTAAAAGTGGAGAAACGGGATATGAACTTACAGGTAGCAGACAGAGTCGGTCCTGGCACAATCTAAGCAGAAGATATGTTCACATGGACTCTGCAAAAAAGAAGATAGTAAAGATCATTTTGACTCGAAATGTAGTTGAGAGAAGTAAGTATAAAAGTGAATGTGTTTCAACAGTTCATAACATTGATAATGTCATCCAACATGAGTCATACACCAGCTTTCAAAAGCATAACCCAGTTAGTGTATGACATACAGCCATTTTGTAGTAACAAGAAAATGTTCTGCCAGACTTGCCACATTACACACAAGATAATAGGAACAAGCATTAAACAGACAGTGTATGAAACTGGACAAGTTATTCAATAaatgcatcatcattaaaacAAACACAAGTTCTGGAATATGCGACATACATAAAACATAGGAAATAGTTGTCATCTGGAAAGAAAAATGGGTAATTGGAAGCGACTTAAATGTTTAGATTTCAAAAGTGAAAGATACTCTTGTACAAGGAGACCCAGGGTTATGCAAGGCATCTGAAATATAATGCAGGATCTGGGCATCAGGGAGGCTATCCACACTTGGTCCAAGGGAGAAGATTTTACCCAAGTTTCTTGCATAGACAAATTTCTGATCTCACCAGCATGGAATTAACAACTCGAAGTTGTTAATCAACTGGATCTTCCTAGAGTCCAGTCATAGACCAATTATTCTGGAACGTAGTGAGTTTGATCCTAATTCTTCATACTTACAACAACATATCTGGTTTAATCCTACAAGTGGGGTCTAATCCTTCTTACTTCAAGTTTGAAAACATGTGGCTACAAATTGAAGGTTTTCTAGACATAATTGAAGGCTGGTTGCAGACTACAATATCACTGGCAATCcaccttttatttatttataagacCGGCAATCCAGGCTTTATCTTAATCTAGAAGTATCAAaactcttaaaaaaaatatgaacaagcTAAGACAGGGAAGTGTTTGGTATGTTAGCACAGAGAAGCATGGCCTTAGATGAACTTTCAACCTATAATAAACTGCTAACACAGAGCCCAATCACAAGACAGAAAAATAAGATGGTGACATCAAAGCTGGACTTCAGCAGCGGGCCAAGATTGAAGAAGACTCCAGAAGACAGTGTCAAGATATCTATGGCTCAAGGACATGGATTTGGAAAATCAAGTACTTTCAAAGAGTTGCAAATTCTCATAGAAGGAGCAACTGCTTTGACAAACTGATGATAGAGGACGTAATCACAGAGGGTAAAGATAGGATAAAAGGGGAAATCCTCGACTTTTATCAGAAATTGCATTAGTGAGAGAGAGAACAAGAGGCCACTAACAAGGTTTGAAATTTGGCCACCAACAAAATTCAGGTTAACGTAGACCTTGAAAGTGCATTTGAGGAATAGATCGCGAAAAACATTACCTCGTGGACACCTGACAAAGCCCCAGGACCTTGAAAGTGCAACTTGGTAGTGTATATAAGATAGTTGCAAAAACACCAATCAGAGATACTGAAATGGTGATTGACATACTAGTCTCAGGACACCAAAGTGTTTTCAGGCAAGTCAGACAGATCATTGATGCAACACTGATTGCAAATGCATTGCTTGACTAGAAACAAAGACAAAAACTCTTGGAATGCTATGCAAACTTGATGTGTGAAAGGGCTTCTGATAAAGTTAATTCACCCTATTTGTCGAGTGTGCAAAATAAATTGGCTTTGGAGAAAGATGGGTTATATGGATTAGATTTTGCACCGCAGTCAGATACTCAGTGATTCTTCTCATCGAAAAAAGGGCACAAGGCAGGCTCTagacttttcttttcattttggcTAAGGAGGGGCTCAGCATATTACTGAATAGTCCAGAGAACTTCAGCAGATCAAAGGATTTAAAGTTGGATTTAACTCTGGTGGAACTGTGGGTGGCATACctactttatgttgatgatgcTCTCATCTTTTGTGGTGCTGAGAGATCACATATTTCATATCTTACCCTTACACTGTCTATATATGAAGCTCTCTCTGGGTTACAGATAAATATGCTCAAAAGCACATTATATTAGGTCAATGATGTTTCAAAAATTGAAGGAACTGGCAGGAATTCTCTGTTGCAACGATGGTCATTTAGCAACA
Coding sequences within it:
- the LOC101255125 gene encoding E3 ubiquitin-protein ligase HAKAI homolog isoform X2, with the translated sequence MLQIRLSKPANESGGLPPETVTVACPDHLVIADLPVAKSLGTVNPASLPKTVGRRSRRQLADRVHFCICCDFPIAVYGRLSPCEHIFCLDCARTDSVCYLCDERIQKIQTIKMLEGVYICAAPHCFKSFLKETEFESHIHETHSDLLRLENDGNISEYASARKPAASESTVQAAPRPIFSPGSGSQAHDREDKGHHSQTRDQQLPRPFMQQKPPFTGSIQSQPLDQQFDSNPPPGFERNRLPQQGFDAQGSFPVHMPQPHGFAVPVSSNPGLAHQFGYPQFAPEGAQPFYGAASVEMPRLDSTPERGSEQGSLLGFPPGAAGNRNFPENYPRPWNMGQLAGQSNLPLPLSANRGLEGGQSSNSMDTRDSKGILMSQPASLQPPLPHHRSQLQRGGRNYSGDSSHGGQGYGWQHEKHGNFRSNQD
- the LOC101255125 gene encoding E3 ubiquitin-protein ligase HAKAI homolog isoform X1, encoding MLRILLNKRANESGGVVKGTPPETVRVACPDHLVLADLPVAKSVGSVNLASLVKIVGRRSLRQPGKRVHICTRCDFPIAVYGRLSPCEHIFCLDCARTDSVCYLCDERIQKIQTIKMLEGVYICAAPHCFKSFLKETEFESHIHETHSDLLRLENDGNISEYASARKPAASESTVQAAPRPIFSPGSGSQAHDREDKGHHSQTRDQQLPRPFMQQKPPFTGSIQSQPLDQQFDSNPPPGFERNRLPQQGFDAQGSFPVHMPQPHGFAVPVSSNPGLAHQFGYPQFAPEGAQPFYGAASVEMPRLDSTPERGSEQGSLLGFPPGAAGNRNFPENYPRPWNMGQLAGQSNLPLPLSANRGLEGGQSSNSMDTRDSKGILMSQPASLQPPLPHHRSQLQRGGRNYSGDSSHGGQGYGWQHEKHGNFRSNQD
- the LOC101255422 gene encoding reticulon-like protein B12; translation: MDSSDKLFNRQRSLHQILGGSFVADVVLWRRKDVTVGILVVTLFAWVVFERSGYTLLSLVSSVFFLLFAILFLWSKSAAILNRPAPPLPHLYLSEEMVNEAAYFIRNHINMILSVSEDIALGKDTNMYVKVSAGLMLVSVVGGLTDFLTLGYTSLVIVLTVPALYEKYEDQVDAYVLMAYRKLWLLYRKFDAVCVNKVSRLSLEKKKLS